GACAATATCGCCGTCGATGTCGATCTCATCGCCCCCATCGCCATGGAGAAGACCCAGCGCTTCGCCATCCGTGAGGGCGGCCGCACCATCGGCGCCGGTCGTATCACCGAGATTGTTCAATAATCTCGTCATCAAATAATTGGCGGACCGCCGAGGCTCCTTTTCGGGGTCTCGGCTGTCTCGTCTAAAAACAAAAATCACACAGGCGTGTAGCTCAATTGGTAGAGTAGCGGTCTCCAAAACCGTCGGTTGGGGGTTCGAGTCCCTCCGCGCCTGCCACTTTTTTCCATGAAAAATCCGTTCCGCAGCATCCGCATCTTCGCCATCGAAATGTTCGAGGAGTTGAAGAAAGCCACGTGGCCGACCAAGTCGGAGCTGCGCGATTCCACCGTCGTCGTCATCGTGGCGGCGCTCCTCCTCGGCCTCTTCACAAGCATCACCGACTTTTCCCTCTACCAAGTCGTCGACCTCTTCACCGGCTTTGTCAAAGGCTGACCGTAATTCATCGCCCCTAATGTCCTCCCAAGTTTCCACACCTCCCGGCGCCCAATGGTTCGCGCTGCACACGCTCTCCGGTCAGGAGAACAAGGTGAAACTCTACATCGACAAGTTCAAGAAGCAGGAGGAGCTCGAGGAGCATATCTTCGAGGTGCTCCTGCCCACCGAGGTCGTCTCGGAGGTAAAAGGCGGCAAGAAAACCACCAAGACCCGCAAACTCTATCCCGGCTACGTTTTCATCCAGATGCGCCTCTACGATGAAAATCACAAGGTCATCAACCGCCCGTGGTATTTTGTGAAGGAAGTCGCGGGCGTCATCGGTTTCGTCGGCGGCGACAATCCCGCCGCGCTCCGGCAGGCCGAGATCGACGAAATCAAATCCCGCGTCGAGGCCGCCTCCGGCAAGGAAGTGCCGAAAGTCTCCTACGAAGTCGGCGAGGAGGTCAAAGTCACCGACGGGGCCTTTGCCAATCTCACCGGGCGCATCGACGAAATCGACCCCGAGCGCGGCAAGCTCAAAATCTCCGTCTCCATTTTCGGCCGGTTCACCCCGGTCGAGCTCGAATACTGGCAGGTGCAACGCGCGACCGAATAACCAGCGCAGCCTCTTTGCAACCGCCGACGTTCAACCAACCACCAATCAACGTCATCTAGACACCCGCCAACCGCATTCCACTCATGGCCAAGAAAATTCAAGGATACATCCGCCTCCAATTGCCCGCCGGCGCCGCCAATCCCGCGCCCCCCGTCGGCCCCGCGCTCGGCGCGCAAGGCGTCAACATCATGGCGTTCTGCAAGGAGTTCAACGCCCGCACCAAGGACCAGAACGGCATGATCCTGCCGGTCGTCATCACGGTCTTCTCTGACAAGAGCTTCACCTTCATCCTCAAGTCGCCGCCCGCCGCCGTCCTCCTCAAGAAGGCCGCCAACATCGCCAGCGGCTCCGGCAAGCCCAACCAGGAGAAAGTCGGCAAGGTCACGCGCAAGCAGCTCGCCGAAATCTACAAGATCAAGGCCAAGGACATGAACGCCAAGGATGAGGAAGCCGGCATCCGCATCATCGCCGGCACCGCCCGCAACATGGGCATCGACGTCGTCGATTAATCCGCATTTTTCACCCGCAACCCGAAACTCGACGCGGGAGTCCTCCCAAGGACATTCGCACCGCAAGGAGTCCTCAATGCCAGCCAAAAAAAGCAAACGATACCGCAGCGCCGCCCAGGTCGCTGACCTCACCAAAAGCTACACGCTGCAAGAAGCCGTGGAGCTCTTGAACAAGTTTCCGAAGGCGAAATTCGACGAGACCGTCGAACTCTCCTTCCGCCTCGGCGTGGATCCCACCCAGGGCGACCAGATGGTGCGCGGCACCACGCCGCTGCCGAACGGCTCGGGCAAGAAAGTCCGCGTCATCGTCTTCACCGACAATGTGGACGGCGCACTCGCCGCCGGCGCCGACCACGCCGGACTCGCCGATCTCATGAAGAAGATCAGCGACGGCTGGCTCGACTTCGACGTCGCCATCGCGACCACCGAGGCGATGAAGCAAGTCCGCACCCTCGCCCGCGTCCTCGGTCCGAAGGGCCTCATGCCCAACCCGAAGGCCGGCACCGTGACCGACGACATCGCCGCCGGGGTCAAGGCCGTCAAGGCCGGCCGCGTCGAGTTCAAGATGGACAAGACCTGCAACATCGGCGTCGGCATCGGCAAGCGCTCCTTCACGCCCGCCCAGATCGCCGAGAACGCGCAGACCGTCATCTCCGCCGTCGGCAAGGCCAAGCCTGGCTCGTTCAAGGGCCAGTATATCAAGACCATCGCCATTTCCTCGAGCATGAGCCCCGGCATCCGCCTCGCCGCCGCCGAGTATAACAAATTCTAAGGAGCCCGACCCAAATGAGAGCCGAAAAAAAATATCTTATCGCCGAGGTCGAGACTCACCTCAAGAAGTCCGACTACGTCATCCTCGCCAACTACACGCAAGTGACCGTGGCCGACGTGGCCGAACTCCGCGCCAGCCTCGCCGCCGAGAACGCCGAGTTCCACGTGGTCAAGAACAGCTCGCTCAAGGTCGCGGCCAAGGCCCTCGGCCTGCCCGATCTCGACGAGGGACTCGCCGGCCCGACCGCCATCGTGGTCGGCGGCAAGAATCCCGCCGGTGTCGCCAAGGTCATCAAGAAGTTCTTCGAGGACAAGAAGAAGCTTGAAATCAAGCTCGGTGTCATGGAGCAGAAAGTCGTCACCGCCGACTTCCTCTCGCAGATCGCCGACCTGCCCCCGTTCGACACGCTGCGCGCCCAGTTCCTCAGCCTGCTCACCAGCAACGCCGCCGCCTTCGTCCGCATCCTCGATGCCAAGGTCAAGAAAGAGGGTGGCGAGGCCGCCGCGCCCGCCGCCGCCTGATTGTTTCCGTCCATTTGACGCTAGGAGTAAACTTAACCAACAACCAAAACTTTCCGCGCCGTCCGCGGCGCGGGTCTGAACCATCAACCGTCCGACCGCTAGGGGATACGTCTCTTAAACGCACGGCTCCAATTTTGCCGACGCTAGTCAAGGACAGGAGATTACCATGAGCAACATCACCAAAGAACAAGTCATCGAATGGCTGTCCGCGCAGCCCGTCATCGAACTCGCCGGCCTCGTCAAGGAGCTTGAGACCAAGTGGGGCGTTTCTGCCGCCGTCGCCGTCGCCGCCGCGCCCGCGGGCGGTGGAGCCGCCGCGCCTGCCGCTGAAGCCCAGACCGAGTTTACCGTCATTCTCGCCAATGCCGGCGCGAACAAGATCGGTGTCATCAAAGAGGTCCGCGCCATCACCGGTCTCGGCCTCAAGGAAGCCAAGGACCTCGTCGAAGGCGCGCCCAAGCCCGTCAAGGAAAACGCCCCCAAAGCCGAGGCCGAGGAAATCAAAAAGAAGCTCGAGGCCGCCGGCGCAAAGGTCGAACTCAAATAACCACTTGCTGGTTAACGACGCAAAACCTTTCGTTTTTTCGGGACAGGCCGTGCTCTGCCACGGCCTGTCCTTTGCCTTTTCTCTGCACCGTTCTTTGTCCGTTCCGTCAGTTGCCGCCGCCAGCGCGCCTCGCCCGCTGCAAACGGTCTGCTGACGCCCGTCCGCCGTCCGCGCCGGGCACTGTCTATTCACTTTCACTCAACCGGGAAAATCCATGGCCGACCGCACTAACTTCGGTAAACTTAAAGAAGTCATCTCACCGCCGAATCTGATCGAGATTCAGATCACGTCCTATCTGGACTTTTTGCAAAAAGGCGTGCCTGACAAGCAACGCAAACCGCAGGGCCTCGAAGCGGTCTTCCGCGAGGTTTTCCCCATCGAATCCTACGACGGGCGCCTCACGCTCGAATACGTCTCCTACAACCTCGGCGACCCGAAAAACTCCGAGATCGAGTGCATCCGCGAGGGTGTCACCTATTCCGTTCCGCTCTACGTAAAGCTCCGCCTCCGCGAGGAGGATTTCATCAAGGACGAGGAAATCTACATGGGCGAGATTCCCATGGTGACCGAGCGCGGCTCCTTCATCATCAACGGCGCCGAGCGCGTCGTCGTCTCGCAGCTCCACCGCTCGCCTGGCATCGCCTTCGAGGTCACGCCGCATCCGAACGGCAAGCCGCTCCATTCCTTCCGCATCATCCCCGACCGCGGCACTTGGCTCGAAACCCAGTTCGACAACAACGACCTGCTCTACGTTTACCTCGACCGCCGCCGCCGCCGCCGCAAGTTCCTCATCACGACCCTGCTCCGCGCCATCGGCTACAGCTCCGACGTCGATCTCCTCAACCTCTTCTACGAGATCAAGGAGCTCAAGATCGCCAAGGCGCTCGACATGGAGAACGTCTCCACCCTCGTGCTCGTCGAGGATGCCATCGACGCCCAGCAGGGCGTCGTCCTCGCCCGCGCCTTCGAGCCGCTCACCAAGCAGATCGTCCGCACCTTCGAGAAACACGGCATCGCCTCGCTGCGCGTCATCGATACCGCCGTTGACGAAGGCGCCATCATCCGCGCCCTCAAGAAAGACCCGACCCGCAACGAGGAGGAGGCGCTCAAGGAAATCTACAAGCGCCTCCGCCCCGGCGAGCCCCCGACCACCGCCAACGCCAAGGCCCTCCTCAAGCGCCTCTTCTTCGACCCGAAGCGCTACGACCTCGGCCGCGTCGGCCGCTACAAGGTCAACCAGAAACTCGGCCTCAAGGCCGCCATCGAGCAGCGCATCCTCGAGAGCGGCGACGTCGTCGCCGCCACCAAGTACCTCGTCCGCCTCAAGCGCGGCGAAGGCGTCGTCGATGACATCGACCACCTCGGCTCCCGCCGCGTCCGCACCGTCGGCGAACTCCTCGCCAACCAGTGCCGCGTCGGCCTCGCCCGCACCGAGCGCCTCGTCCGCGAGCGCATGACGATGTATGACCAGAGCGTCGATTCCATCACGCCGCAGAAACTCATCAACCCGAAGGCCCTCACCACCGTCATCCGCGACTTCTTTGCCCGCTCGCAACTGTCGCAGTTCATGGACCAGATCAACCCGCTTGCCGAGGTCACGCACAAGCGCCGCCTCTCCGCGCTCGGGCCCGGCGGTCTGAACCGCGAACGCGCCGGCTTCGAGGTCCGCGACGTGCACCCCTCGCACTACGGTCGCATCTGCCCCATCGAGACGCCCGAAGGCCCGAACATCGGCCTCATCAACTCCCTCTCGACCTACGCCCGCGTCAACGAGTTCGGCTTCATCGAGACGCCCTACCGCGTCGTGAAAGACGGCCGCGCGACCGACAAGATCGAATACCTCACCGCCGACCAGGAGGAGGGCAAGATCATCGCCCAGGCCAACTCCGAACTCGACGACAAGGGCAACTTTGTCGGCAAGGTCACCGTCCGCCAGGACGGCGAATTCATCGAAGTCGCCGCCTCCGACGTCCACTACATGGACGTTTCGCCGAAGCAGGTCATTTCCATCGCCGCCGGCATGATTCCCTTCCTTGAGCACGACGACGCCAACCGCGCGCTCATGGGTGCGAACATGCAACGCCAGGGCGTGCCGCTGCTCCAGACCGAGGCCCCGTTTGTCGGCACCGGCATCGAGGAGCGCGTCGCCCGCGACTCCAAGATCGTGCAGGTGGCCGACGAGGCCGGCGTGGTCGCCTCCGTCGATGCCAAGCGCATCGTCATCAGCCGCGACGGCGAGCTGCCGCGCAATTTCGAGCGCAACCCGAAGACCGACGCCAAGAACGGCATCTACGTTTACGAGCTGCGCAAGTTCATGCGCTCAAACGCCAGCACCTGCTTCAACCAGCGCCCCATCGTCAAGAAGGGCCAGAAGATCAAGGCCGGCCAGATCATCGCCGACGGTCCCTCGACCGACAAGGGCGAGATGGCGCTCGGCCGCAACGTGCTCGTCGCCTTCATGCCTTGGAACGGCTACAACTTCGAGGACGCCATCCTCATCTCCGAGAAGGTGCTGAAGGAGGACATCTTCACCTCGCTCCACATCCACGAGTTCGAGGTCACCGCCCGCGACACCAAGCTCGGGCCCGAGGAAATCACCCGCGACATCCCGAACATCGGCGAGGAAGCCCTTAAAAATCTCGACCACAACGGCGTCATCCGCGTCGGCGCCGAGGTAAAGCCCGGCGACATCCTCGTCGGCAAGATCACGCCCAAGTCCGAGACCGAACTCGCGCCCGAGGAAAAGCTCCTCCGCGCCATCTTCGGTGAAAAGGCCGCCGACGTGAAGGACACCTCGCTCATCGTCCCCTCCGGCGAGAGCGGCATCGTCATGGACGTGAAGGTTTCCAGCCGCGTCGATTTCGAGAAGGAAAAACTCTCGCCCTCCGACCGCCGCCGCCAGACCAAGCAAATCCAGGAGGAATACAAGACCCAGATCGACAAGCTCCGCGAAGGGCTCACCGAGGCGCTTTCCAACATCCTCCTCGGCGAAAAGATCCCGCTCGACGTCGTCAACGGCCAGACCAACGAGATCATCATCCCGGCCAACCGCAAGATCACCAAGACGCTCCTGCGCAAGCTCGCCGCCGTCTCCAAATACATCGAGATCGACCCGTCCCCGGTTCGCATCAAGATCATGGAGATCATCGGCAGCTACCAGTCGAAGTTCGACGAACTCGAAACCGACCGCGAGCGCAAGATCGCCAGCATCGAGGCCGGCGAGGACAACGGCACCGGCGCCATCAAGCAGGTCAAGGTCTACATCGCCACCAAGCAGAAGCTCGAGGTCGGCGACAAGATGGCCGGACGCCACGGCAACAAGGGCGTCGTCGCCAAGATCGTGCCCGAGGAGGACATGCCCTTCCTTCCCGACGGCACCCCGGTTGAAATCTGCCTCAACCCGCTCGGCGTGCCCTCGCGCATGAACGTCGGCCAGGTGCTTGAGACCCACCTCGGCTGGGCTTGCAAAAAGCTCGGCATGAAGGTCGCCACGCCCGTCTTCGACGGCATCCCCGAGAAGCAGGTGCGCAATTACCTGAAGGACGCCGACCTCCCGACTTCCGGCAAGTCCGCCCTCTATGACGGACGCACCGGCGAGAAAATCGACCAGCAGGTCGTGGTCGGCTACATCTACATGATGAAGCTCAACCACCTCGTCGCGCACAAAATCCACGCCCGCGCCGTCGGCCCGTATTCGCTCGTCACCCAGCAACCGCTCGGCGGCAAGGCCCAATACGGCGGCCAGCGCTTCGGCGAGATGGAAGTGTGGGCGCTCGAGGCCTACGGCGCCGCGCACACGTTGCAGGAACTGCTCACCGTCAAGTCCGACGACGTGCAGGGCCGCACCAAGATCTACGAGTCCCTCGTCAAGGGCGACAACACGCTCCAGGCCGGCACGCCCGAGTCCTTCAACGTGTTGATCAAGGAAATCCAGTCCCTCGGCCTCGACATCAAACTCAACCGGCGCGACGCCCTCGGCAATCTCAACGCCACCGGCACGAACAGTTAAACCAATTAAGAATCGAGCCTCGGAAACCGGGCATTGCCACCCTTGGTAATGCCCACGTTTCCGGCCGCTGATTCTTAATTCCTAATTTTAAATTCTTAATTTCAAATCATGAGCATTCAACCCAACGAAACCGCCGGTGGCTCCATCGCCCGTGAGGAAGCCCGCTCGGCCCTTGGCCTCGACGAGAGCCCGTTCGATTGCGTCACCATCACCGTGGCCGCCCCGGAGACCATCCGCAACTGGTCCCGCGGCGAGGTGAAAAACCCGGAAACCATCAACTACCGCACCTTCAAGCCCGAGCCGGGCGGCCTCTTCTGCCAGAAGATCTTCGGCCCCGTCCGCGACTACGAGTGCGCCTGCGGCAAATACAAGCGCATCAAATATAAGGACGTCATCTGCGACCGCTGCGGCGTCGAGGTCACCATCTCCCGCGTCCGTCGCGAACGCATGGGCCACATCGAGCTCTCCGTGCCGGTCGCGCACATCTGGTTCCTCAAGTCGATGCCCAGCCGCCTCGGCCTGCTCCTCGACATGACCGCGCGCGCCCTCGAGCGCGTCATCTATTACGAGAACTACATGGTCATCGACCCGGGCCGGACCCCGCTCGAACCCAAGCAGCTCCTCACCGACGTCGAATACCGCCAGGCCCTCGACGAATACGGCGACGATTCCTTCGTCGCCAAGATGGGCGCCGAGGCCGTGCGCGAGGCCCTCGTCGCGATGGACATGGACGCCACGGTCGCCGAGCTCCAGGAGCAGATGCGCGCCACCCGCTCCAAGCAGATCAAGAAAAAACTCTCCAAGCGCCTCAAGGTCATCCAAGGCTTCATCCAGTCCAAGTCGCGCCCCGAGTGGATGGTGCTGGAAGTCCTCCCCGTCATCCCGCCGGACCTGCGCCCGCTCGTCCCGCTCGAAGGCGGCCGCTTCGCCACCTCCGACCTCAACGACCTCTACCGCCGCGTCATCAACCGCAACAACCGGTTGAAAAACCTCATGCAGCTCAAGACGCCCGACGTTATCATCCATAACGAAAAGCGCATGCTGCAGGAAGCCGTGGACGCCCTCTTCGACAACGGCCGCCACGGCCGCCCCGTCACCGGCGCCGGCAACCGCCCCCTCAAGTCCCTTTCCGACATGCTCAAGGGCAAGCAGGGCCGCTTCCGCCAAAACCTCCTCGGCAAGCGCGTCGATTATTCCGGCCGCTCCGTCATCGTCATCGGCCCCGAGCTCAAGCTCAGCCAGTGCGGCCTCCCGAAGAAAATGGCGCTCGTCCTTTTCGAGCCCTTCATCATCCGCCGCCTGAAGGAGCTGGGCTTCGTGCACACCGTGCGCGGCGCCCGCAAGATGATCGAGAAGAAGTCCCCCGAGGTCTGGGACATCCTCGAGGAAGTCACCAAGGGCCACCCCGTGCTCCTCAACCGCGCGCCCACGCTGCACCGCCTTTCGATCCAGGCCTTCGAGCCTGTCCTCATCGAGGGCGAGGCCATCCGCGTGCACCCGCTCGTCTGCACCGCCTACAACGCCGACTTCGACGGCGACCAGATGGCCGTGCACGTGCCGCTCTCCCTCGAGGCGATCATGGAGTGCAAACTCCTCATGATGGCCACGAGCAACATCTTCTCGCCGTCCTCCGGCAAGCCCATCCTCACGCCCTCGCAGGACATCGTGCTCGGCTCCTATTATCTCACCATCGAGCCCCGCAAGAAACCCGCCCAAGGCCAGCGCGTGCCGCTGCTCTCCGGCCTTCAGGAAGTCCTCTTCGCCAAGGCCGAGGGCGACCTCAAGGTGCATGACTGGGTCGATGTCCCGAATCCCGATTACGGCAAGGACAGCGTTTACGGCAACAAGGACCGCAAGGTCGTCCGCACCACCGTCGGCCGCGTCATCTTCAACCAGATCTGGCCCGAAGGACTCGGCTTCGTGAACTTCCCCGTCCCGAAGGGCAAGCTCGGCGACCTCATCCTCAACACCTACAAAGTCACGGGCAACTACGTCACCGTCGAGACGCTCGACCGGCTCAAGGAACTCGGTTTCCAGACCGCCTTCCAGGCCGGCATCTCCATCGGCATCGACGACATGATCATCCCCGAGTCCAAGAAGGACATCGTCGCCGACTCCCGCAGGAAGATCGCCGAGGTGGACGCCCAGTTCAACAAGGGCATCATCACCGACGGCGAGCGCAAGAACAAGGTCATCGACATCTGGACCAGCGCCACCGACCAGATCGCCAAGGCCGTGTTCTCGAAGCTCGAAGGCAACGAAGGCCGCAACGAGGTCAACCCGGTTTACATCATGATGGACTCCGGCGCCCGCGGCAACAAGCAGCAGGTCCGCCAGCTCTGCGGCACCCGCGGCCTCATGGCCAAGCCCTCCGGTGAAATCATCGAGCGCCCGATCCTCTCGTCCTTCCGCGAGGGCCTTACCGTGCTCGAATACTTCATCTCCACCCACGGCGCCCGCAAGGGCCTCGCCGACACCGCCCTCAAGACCGCCGACGCCGGCTACCTCACCCGCAAACTCTGCGATGTGGCCATGGACGTCGTCATCGCCGAGGACGACTGCGGCACCCGCGACGGCGTGTGGAAGAAAGCCATCTTCGAAGGCGACGACGAAATCGTCGGCCTGCGCGAGCGCATCATCGGCCGCTTTTCCAGCGACGACGTTTACGACCCGCTCAACCCGACCGAGCGCCTCGTCGGCTCCGGCGAGCTCATCACCGAGGAAATCGCCGCCAAGATCGACGAGTCCGGCATCGAGCGCGTCAAAATCATGTCGCCGCTCACCTCCACGAGCAAATACGGCATCGACGGCAAATCCTACGGCATCAACCCCGCCACCAACCGCGTGGCCAAGATCGGCGACTCCGTCGGCATCATCGCCGCGCAGTCCATCGGCGAGCCCGGCACGCAGCTCACCATGCGCACCTTCCACATCGGCGGTGTCGCGTCCGGTGGCTTCAAGGTTCCCGAGATCCGCGTCCGCGCCTCCGGCATCGTCAAATACAAGGGCCTCCGCCTCGTGGAGACCGCCGACGGCGCCGCCATCGTGCTCAACAAGACCGGCACCATCGAGATCGTTGACGAGGCGGGCGAGGAGCTTGAGACGCACAACATCGTCATCGGCTCCTTCCTCCACGTCCACGACGGCGCGAAGATCGAGAAAAACGCCATCCTCGCCCAGTGGGACCCGTATAACATCCCCGTGCTCTCCGAGAAGGGCGGCTCCCTTGTATTCAAGGACATGATACCGGGCGTGACCGTGAAGCGCGAGCTCGACGAGTCCTCCGGCCGCATCGCGACCGTCGTCGTCGAGCACAAGGAGGACCTCAACCCGCAGATCGAGGTCCGCGACGTCTCCGGCAAGCCGCTCGCCGCCTACTCGATTCCCGTCGGCGCGCAGATCGCCGTCAACGAGGGCGACACCATCGCCCCCGGCGCGCTCCTTGCGAAGACCCCGCGCCAGGCCTCCAAGACCAAGGACATCACCGGCGGTCTTCCCCGCGTGGCCGAGCTCTTCGAAGCCCGCCGCCCGAAGGACGCCGCCGAGATGGCCCGCATCGAGGGCGTGGTTTCCTTCGAGGGTTCCGTCCGCGGCAAGCGCAAGCTCGTCGTGACGAACTCCGAGACCTCGCAGGAGGAGGAGCACCTCATCCCCGCCGGCAAGCACATCATCGTGCAGCCCGGCGACGTCGTGCACAAAGGCCAGCACCTCACCGAGGGCGCCGCCGACCCGCATGAGATCCTGGAAATCCTCGGGCCCAGCGCGCTCTACGACTTCCTCATCTCGCAAGTGCAGGAAGTTTACCGCCTGCAAGGCGTGACGATCAACGACAAGCACATCGAGATCATCATCCGCCAGATGCTGCGCAAAGTCCGCATCTCCGATCCGGGCGACAGCGAATACTTCTGGGGCGAGCAGATCGACCGCACGACCTTCCTCCTCAACAACAAGCGCATCGAGGAAGCCGGTGGCAAGCCCGCCGAGGCCGAGCCGATTCTCCTCGGCATCACGAAGGCCTCGCTCGAGACCGAGTCGTTCATCAGCGCGGCCTCCTTCCAGGAAACGACGCGCGTCCTCACCGACGCCTCGACCCTCGGCAAGGTGGACATGCTGAAAGGCTTCAAGGAAAACGTGATCATGGGTCACCTCATCCCCGCCGGCACCGGCCTGCCCGCCTACAAGCACCTCAAGGTGACGCTTCCCTTCGGCACCGACATCCCCGAGGCGCCTGCGGCCGAGGAAGAGGTGCAAGTCGAGGCCAGTTGACGAGGAGCGACGGCCTCCGCGCCGTCCGCAACCCTTCACCAAAGCCGCGAACCATCAGGTTCGCGGCTTTTTTAGCGCCCCAACAAACCTTGTCGGAAAATCATAATTGCGCAGAAATCCCGGTATGCGGTGGATCGAGTGGCACGGGCGTCCCGCCCGTGTCTCGCCGGGAAAATGCCAAACTCACGGGCGGGACGCCCGTGCCACTCAACCCGCCGCTTCCGTTGGTTCCGCCATTTCCCAATATCCCCGAATTTGCCCCGGGTTCTTTATTGTGCCGTTCGCAAATCTTGCCAGTTGCCCGCGCGTCCCTTTCGCTGTCGGGCAACATGGCCACTTATGTTTACGAAACCATCCCGCAACGCGCCGGGGAGAAGCGGCTGCGCTTCGAGGTCGAGCAGAGCATGAACGACGCGCCGCTCACGCATCATCCTGAAAACGGCAGGCCGGTGCGCCGCGTCATCTTCGGCGGCTTCGGCGTGATGAAGACCGGTGCCCGTCCGCCGCGTCCGCGCGGCTGCGGCTGCGGGCGGCGGCGCGAGGAGTGCGAACACGCCGACGCATGCGGCTGTAATTAAAATGAAACCATCCTTCTTTCCTCTTTATTCTTTATCTTTCCTCTTTCTCTCCGATCCCGTTCCTGACGAAAGAGGTTTCGAGCGAAGCGACAGTCTGCCAAGATAAAGAATAAAGAGGAAAGACAATAAGGAGCCGACCGCCCATGCCGTTCACCTACCATCG
This genomic stretch from Termitidicoccus mucosus harbors:
- the secE gene encoding preprotein translocase subunit SecE encodes the protein MKNPFRSIRIFAIEMFEELKKATWPTKSELRDSTVVVIVAALLLGLFTSITDFSLYQVVDLFTGFVKG
- the nusG gene encoding transcription termination/antitermination protein NusG yields the protein MSSQVSTPPGAQWFALHTLSGQENKVKLYIDKFKKQEELEEHIFEVLLPTEVVSEVKGGKKTTKTRKLYPGYVFIQMRLYDENHKVINRPWYFVKEVAGVIGFVGGDNPAALRQAEIDEIKSRVEAASGKEVPKVSYEVGEEVKVTDGAFANLTGRIDEIDPERGKLKISVSIFGRFTPVELEYWQVQRATE
- the rplK gene encoding 50S ribosomal protein L11 — protein: MAKKIQGYIRLQLPAGAANPAPPVGPALGAQGVNIMAFCKEFNARTKDQNGMILPVVITVFSDKSFTFILKSPPAAVLLKKAANIASGSGKPNQEKVGKVTRKQLAEIYKIKAKDMNAKDEEAGIRIIAGTARNMGIDVVD
- the rplA gene encoding 50S ribosomal protein L1, coding for MPAKKSKRYRSAAQVADLTKSYTLQEAVELLNKFPKAKFDETVELSFRLGVDPTQGDQMVRGTTPLPNGSGKKVRVIVFTDNVDGALAAGADHAGLADLMKKISDGWLDFDVAIATTEAMKQVRTLARVLGPKGLMPNPKAGTVTDDIAAGVKAVKAGRVEFKMDKTCNIGVGIGKRSFTPAQIAENAQTVISAVGKAKPGSFKGQYIKTIAISSSMSPGIRLAAAEYNKF
- the rplJ gene encoding 50S ribosomal protein L10, with amino-acid sequence MRAEKKYLIAEVETHLKKSDYVILANYTQVTVADVAELRASLAAENAEFHVVKNSSLKVAAKALGLPDLDEGLAGPTAIVVGGKNPAGVAKVIKKFFEDKKKLEIKLGVMEQKVVTADFLSQIADLPPFDTLRAQFLSLLTSNAAAFVRILDAKVKKEGGEAAAPAAA
- the rplL gene encoding 50S ribosomal protein L7/L12, whose protein sequence is MSNITKEQVIEWLSAQPVIELAGLVKELETKWGVSAAVAVAAAPAGGGAAAPAAEAQTEFTVILANAGANKIGVIKEVRAITGLGLKEAKDLVEGAPKPVKENAPKAEAEEIKKKLEAAGAKVELK
- the rpoB gene encoding DNA-directed RNA polymerase subunit beta, with product MADRTNFGKLKEVISPPNLIEIQITSYLDFLQKGVPDKQRKPQGLEAVFREVFPIESYDGRLTLEYVSYNLGDPKNSEIECIREGVTYSVPLYVKLRLREEDFIKDEEIYMGEIPMVTERGSFIINGAERVVVSQLHRSPGIAFEVTPHPNGKPLHSFRIIPDRGTWLETQFDNNDLLYVYLDRRRRRRKFLITTLLRAIGYSSDVDLLNLFYEIKELKIAKALDMENVSTLVLVEDAIDAQQGVVLARAFEPLTKQIVRTFEKHGIASLRVIDTAVDEGAIIRALKKDPTRNEEEALKEIYKRLRPGEPPTTANAKALLKRLFFDPKRYDLGRVGRYKVNQKLGLKAAIEQRILESGDVVAATKYLVRLKRGEGVVDDIDHLGSRRVRTVGELLANQCRVGLARTERLVRERMTMYDQSVDSITPQKLINPKALTTVIRDFFARSQLSQFMDQINPLAEVTHKRRLSALGPGGLNRERAGFEVRDVHPSHYGRICPIETPEGPNIGLINSLSTYARVNEFGFIETPYRVVKDGRATDKIEYLTADQEEGKIIAQANSELDDKGNFVGKVTVRQDGEFIEVAASDVHYMDVSPKQVISIAAGMIPFLEHDDANRALMGANMQRQGVPLLQTEAPFVGTGIEERVARDSKIVQVADEAGVVASVDAKRIVISRDGELPRNFERNPKTDAKNGIYVYELRKFMRSNASTCFNQRPIVKKGQKIKAGQIIADGPSTDKGEMALGRNVLVAFMPWNGYNFEDAILISEKVLKEDIFTSLHIHEFEVTARDTKLGPEEITRDIPNIGEEALKNLDHNGVIRVGAEVKPGDILVGKITPKSETELAPEEKLLRAIFGEKAADVKDTSLIVPSGESGIVMDVKVSSRVDFEKEKLSPSDRRRQTKQIQEEYKTQIDKLREGLTEALSNILLGEKIPLDVVNGQTNEIIIPANRKITKTLLRKLAAVSKYIEIDPSPVRIKIMEIIGSYQSKFDELETDRERKIASIEAGEDNGTGAIKQVKVYIATKQKLEVGDKMAGRHGNKGVVAKIVPEEDMPFLPDGTPVEICLNPLGVPSRMNVGQVLETHLGWACKKLGMKVATPVFDGIPEKQVRNYLKDADLPTSGKSALYDGRTGEKIDQQVVVGYIYMMKLNHLVAHKIHARAVGPYSLVTQQPLGGKAQYGGQRFGEMEVWALEAYGAAHTLQELLTVKSDDVQGRTKIYESLVKGDNTLQAGTPESFNVLIKEIQSLGLDIKLNRRDALGNLNATGTNS